Sequence from the Fusarium verticillioides 7600 chromosome Unknown supercont3.29, whole genome shotgun sequence genome:
TTAAGCTCTATGATTCTAGCCTACTATAGGGGCCTTACTgtttaagctattatataaaaagttaaaagcttaatagccctaaataaggctaatagtaactaagaataaaataaaaaaaaaaaaaaaataagtAGTTCTTGATCTTATTTTAGCTTAGTAGTAAATTAAAAAAACTTAGTTTTATATTTAGatattaatttaatttatttaagtattttaattttttattttacctagctttttttattaattaatttaaagGCTTATTATAAAGCTTTTTTAAAAGCTAAATAGCttttataaatttaaaaTATTTAAAGTAATAGTTTATACTTTaatttaataattatatcttttaatatAAGCTAAAATTACTAAGCTATATTTCTTTTAAattattttaatatatatataactcTATTACTATTTTTATTAAATTAGTTTAGAAAGTAACTTATAAAGGCTTAATATTAAGTAAAAAATATAAATAGTTTTACTAGGTTTTTATTAAAAGGTTTAAGTATATTAAGTTTAAGGATTTTACCTGCTTTTTTATTACTAGTAGTAGTAATAGTAAGTTAATATATTTCTTAAATAGTATTTTACTAGTTAGTAGCCTACTAGGCCTATAGCTAGGTTACTTTAGTAAGTATTTATTAAAGATTATctattttaatatttatattagTTATTTACTaatataactatttaatattaaagttaatactattattaaagttattatttatatttatattcTATAAGGTAAAAGTATTATTATTAAGTATAGTATACTACTAGGTAAAGTTAATATTAGTAGctattatatttatattacttaGTATTATATAGTATAATCTAAataaaagctattaatatataatagttaaatctaactatattaaactaagctATACTTaggtttattattagtaaattatataaagtataataCTAagcttattaaagtattatatctcttaatagtagatttaatatatattaagcttaattaatataaaaaagttatattaatagctagtaagctagaatctATAAAAGTATTAAATAAGTATCTTTATATATtagctatataatatattaatatattaaagtttaAGGATTAAGATATTTAATATTAGTCTTAGACTATAATAGTAAGCTCTTAGTcttaatataattaatatatctattatagACTAAAATAGAAGTTATTAGTCCTTTAATAATTAGTAAGAAATTTATAAGTAGTATATAATATATCTATTAAGGTTATAATACCTACTTTCctatttaagctttataagcctactAAAGCCTAATGCCTTTTAAATTAAGtaaaaagtatattatatttttctttaaatTTTAGCAGTTTTTATAAtagtctttttattattattaagaTTATTTTACTTTAGGAATTATAATATTTGCTTTTCTAGAAGTTTATATAAGACCTAGGATTTCTTACTTAAGGAACTCCCTTTTCCTTATAAATTTATTaacttttctattatataatatatattattaaattcAGAAAATTTCATTCTATTTAATAGACTTACCTTTACTTTATAAATCCTACTTTATGCCTATCTATTTAGTAATTATAACCTTTTATCCTTCTTATTCCTCCTTAACCTCTTTATTAGTTACTATAGTATatcctactacttatagtAAATTTATTAGCTATTTTATTTAAGCCTTAATAAGGCTTAATAACTTTTAATAGggttttattaatattaaaataaaaaatattaataaaaataaaatataatataattactaaaagtatattaatattaagtaaAAGATTTAAATTTAAAACCTTTTATATATTTAGCTTTAAAAATATAACTTAGTAAGgtatataaaaaaaaatacaaatttatattaatatatcTTAAATAAAACTTaacttattaattattaataatactatttaatattaattaagcttataatatattaatttACTAttaaagatataatattttatatagtttattaatagtaaacttaaatataacttaatttattttataataaataattaaatactttaGTAGCAGGCCGAGCCGACTCGTGACTTGAAAACGGGGGCTTTCAGGAAGAACCCGAGAAACCTTTATATCTCAACTTCCAATTAACTAAACTTTCATATCTACTGCTACCACAGTTCAATATCTTAGCCTCGCTATGGATTTGCCTCGTCGCTCAAAGCGCCTTGCTGGGAAAGATCCTGTCAGTGagacttcatcatctttggacaTACCCGTTCCAGCCCCACGCCCTCAACAAATACCGCACCAACTATCAGGTCCAATCTCAGTACCGGGCAAGGATACGCAGCAGTTAGTGGAGAAGAGGCATCAGAGAAAAGATGGACTGGTTCCTTGTCCCTCAATAACCCAAACCACCCAAAACATAGGATGGAGCTTATTGCAGCGCGTCGCTGGCTTACAGCATGCTGATCAAGTCGAGGCAATGGTTCTATCGCCAGTTTCAGTCCTCATAGCCGTCGCTATGCTAGCTGGGGCAGCAGATTCCCATCGCCGATCACAATTAGAGCAGAAGCTCGGCATAGCTGAAGGTTTGGAGGCACATGTTTCAGCTCTACACGCAGACCTAGCACCTCTAGCTAAACAGCATATTATATCACTGGCTAACGCTGTCTTTGTCGACCAATCAGTCGAAATTGCGACTAAATACAAGAAGTATCTAGAGGCATTCCAAGCTCAGTCATGGCAATTTCCAACCCTTGCCGATTCGGTGAAGGATATTAATTCCTGGATATCCCGAAACACACTAGGCAGAATCACGGATTTGCTTAGCTCGAGCGCCTTGCGCAAATGCCATGTCGTTCTTGCAAACGCTACAGCTTTCAGAGATACATGGAAGACCAAGTTCAATCGTGAGAACACAGTTTTAGATCATCCCTTCCACCTGGAGAATGGGAGCATCCGAGCAGCAGAGATGATGTTTGTTTACAAGGAATATGTTGAAACAGCATCCAGCAGCAATTATACCGCTGTCCGAGTTCCGTATGCCACGGAACCAGACTCTTCACCGGTGGCCTTGGTGGCATGGCTTCCCAATCCTGGAATTACAATAAGGTCACTCCTCGAGCAGTTATCCACGACCAAGTCAGAAGGTCCTTCGTTCCGGAGGAGGAAATTGACTAAATTTGGGTTTCCCAAATTTGAAACCAGAAGCAAGGTCTCGCTGATGGATGAGCTGGCAGGTCTTGGGTTTCCGATCAAAGCCAACTATCCTGAAATGGGATCTGGACCCACGGAGGTCACGGCCATCAGCCATGAGGCCtccatcaaggttgacgaggaagGGGCTGAAGCGACAGCGGCGACTGTCGTCATGGTGGCGCGGAAACGCTCTACGGTGGTCAACGAGGAGGTCCTGGTATTCGACAGACCGTTCCTGTACCTAATAGAAGCTGGAGAAAATCGGCACGTAATTATGTGCGGTGTGTTCTCTGTtccaggatgagaagaggtcGGTCCACACTACACAGAACAACACCGAGCCGACATCTCCCACTCACAACTTGGATCTCACGAGTTTCAGTCCGCTTCGGTATGCCTCTGAGACCCGTGCAGTAAACACGACACCAGAAATGAATACTGCTCTGATCATCCTACAAGCTGGACAACATAGCGTGGAAGAAACGCTGTGATATAAAGCTACAAAAGCAAGGCCTCTGCGTTTACATAAGTTGGAGTAAAGTAAGATTGGGACTCGGCGAGATTGCGAAAAGTCTGAACGGACCGACCTTTTGATGTATATTGATAACTACCACTTAACTTTGCCATAAGCCTTTAAGATAAAGATATTGGCTTCTAAGTTGTCGTAGTATGTCATCAGATCGAAGGGTTTATGAGGGCGGTGTAATAAATTTGCTCAAGCTTGCGATTTATCTCAACGTGCTATATAGAGATGTTGATAAATATCTGAATTAGACTTAAAATCAAGGAATCATTACTATTACTGAAATTTAAAAAGCCGGCCGTATGACTTGGTTATTTGCACTTGGTGGGTGGTTAGCGCATGGGCGACATCAAAATTGACATCCAGAAGATTACCCAGGAGGTaaacgatgaagagaaatcGGGGGCTCTCGTACATACCTTTAGATATTGCTACCAGCTTTCGAAAGGAAAATTAGCAGCTGAAACAAGCTATTGGCTGCAGATTCGACGACGAGAGGTTTCTGCAcaactcgaggatcttgcACGAGAGGCCAGAACGTTCAACAAGCCAACACTCCGACCATTGCAAAAGGCAAGCGTTGCCACATATGTCCTTTGCCAAGAGAGTCGTAGCGATTCTCGAACGctcgatgagcttgtcgatcAACTTGGCGTTCGACTATCACTTGTTGAAACGGCGATAAGAAGGCTCGATGATCTTCGTAGCACTTTTGAGGGGAAACACGCTTTGACAAAGCTATGGAAGTACTTGATGGTCAAGTTGACAgagcaagaacttgacaacTACGAGGCCGAACGGATGGTGATTGGAAGAAACATGATTGAAATGTTGGACGGGGGATTTATTTTACCAGAGCTGGCCTCATGGTGAAGCAGAACCTGGTTGGCCACGGCGGAAGGGACGAAGACTTCCGCGATCCAATCCCATATCTTTTGAGAGGTGATTTCTTGGTCCTGTCGATGGCTTTGCGACGAGGTGCGGGGATAGAAACATAGTGGTAGTATTGGGTATTATCACGGAGGAAGATATCCGGTAGAGTTCCATATATCGTAGTAATTACACCTATCGTCTTATCTGAAATATTTCGAGCATGCATGTAAGAGCCAAGCA
This genomic interval carries:
- a CDS encoding hypothetical protein (At least one base has a quality score < 10) — translated: MMFVYKEYVETASSSNYTAVRVPYATEPDSSPVALVAWLPNPGITIRSLLEQLSTTKSEGPSFRRRKLTKFGFPKFETRSKVSLMDELAGLGFPIKANYPEMGSGPTEVTAISHEASIKVDEEGAEATAATVVMVARKRSTVVNEEVLVFDRPFLYLIEAGENRHVIMCGVFSVPG